The genomic interval GGTTCACCCGCACGAGGGTGGTGTTCTCGCGGAAAACATAAGCTCGGGGTGATTGTGGGTCGGTCATCGAGTCTGCCATAATCATCAAGCTATGATCGAACGACTGCTCAGTGCCGCCGTCTCGTTGGCGCTTGTGATCGGCGGGAGCCTGGCTCAAAGCGGTCGCCGTCCCTCGACGCCTCCTCCGGCAGAGAAAGGGAACAGCAGACCGGCGGACGACTCTGTTGTTACCCTGGAGACCTCAGAGGTCATCGTCCCCGTTACCGTGCGCGACCGCTACGGGCGGATTATTCGTGGGCTCAGCCGGTACGACTTCACCATTTACGAGGATGGCGTGCGTCAAGAGATCACGGATTTTTCCGTGGCGACTCTGCCCGTTTACATCGTCATGCTGATTGATGTGTCGGGGAGTGTGGCCACGGAGATCAATGATATCCGTCTTTCCGCGCTGGCCTTGATTCATGCCCTGGGGCCGAACGATAAGGTATCCATCATCCGATTCAACGATAAGGTCGAGCAGGTTCTCGACTGGGAAACGGACAAGCTGCGACTCCAACGGGCGCTCATGCAGTTGCCGGCTGTGGGGAATACGGCCCTTTACAAGGCTCTCGCTCTCGCCGCTGAGAAACTGCGTCCGGTTGAGGGGCGTCGCGCGATCATCCTCTTCACCGACGGGATTGATACCTACGAGGGAAAGGATCAGCGGACATTCGCCGAAGCGTTCGAGGCGGTGCGCCGGGCCGACGCGCTGGTGTACGTCATCAGCAAGACGAAAGCGCTGCGCGAGTATTTGCGCGGCCACCGATCTCCGTTGATCTTTCGACCACTTGATCCAAGTGGACCCTACTATCGGCTTTATCTGCAGGCGCTCGATCAGGCCGAAGAGATGCTCATCGAACTGGCCGAAAAGACCGGCGGGCGCATCTACTTCCCGCTGGAACAATCTGACCTCCGTGACGTCTACGGACAGATCGCCGAGGAGCTGGGGACTCAATACATCCTCCGCTATGTCCCCAAGGACACAACGCGCGATGGTCGCTATCGGCGCATTCGCGTGATGGTGAGCAATCCGGCCTATATCGCCTCGGCTCGCGAGGGCTATTATGCGCCCCGAGCTTCTCCCTGACAATTCTCCTGAGGGTGCGGTACCATAGTTGCTTCATCGGGGAGTTGCATCCATGACACAGATGCGTGAGCTGGCTATTCAGGTCGCCCGGGAGGCCGGCGCGTTGCTTCGGGACTACGCGGGTCGGACGATCGCTGTCTCCCAGAAATCGAGCGCGATTGATCTGGTGACGGAGGTTGATCTTCTCTCCGAGCGATTGATCGTCGAGAGGATCTCCACCCACTATCCGAAGCATCAGATTCTCGCCGAGGAGAGCGGGCAAACGGCCGTGGCCTCGGACTATCGCTGGTTGATTGATCCGCTGGACGGGACGACGAATTATGCTCACGGCTACCCCTTCTATTGCGTCGCCATTGCCCTGGAGTATAAGGGAGAGATCATCCTCGGCGTGGTCTACGATCCCAATCGAGACGAACTGTTCGTGGCTGAACGGGGAGCGGGAGCCACCTGCAATGGCCGTCCGATTCGCGTCTCCAGGACAGCCCGGCTGACCGAGAGCCTTTTGGCTACCGGATTCCCCTACGATGTGCGGCGGCGACCCACGACGAGCCTCGACTATTTTGGCCGTTTCGTCCTAACAGCCCAGGCCATCCGTCGGGATGGATCGGCGGCGCTCGATCTCTGTTACCTTGCCTGCGGGCGATTCGATGGATTCTGGGAGCAGGGGTTGGCTCCTTGGGATATGGCGGCGGGATTTCTTATCGTTGAGGAAGCCGGGGGGCGCGTGACGACGTTTGACGGAGGTCCCTTTACCATCTATAAGCCAGAAATGCTGGCGACAAATGGTCTCATCCACCAGGAGATGATGGAGGTCTTATGCCGATGACATCACTTCCAACGTGCGCGGGCTGCGGACAGCCGGTGCGCGTGAGTTTCGACCGCACCGGGACATCTCCCACCTCATTGCCGGATGATCCATCAAACGTTCTCTGTCGCTCCTGCGTGCAGCGATGGGGGCAGAATCCTGATGCTCCTTATATCGTTGCGTGCGGGGCGTACTACCGGAAAGCGGGCGAAGCCTTCGTCAAAATCGGCCCGGTGGGAGCATTTCACGGATGAGTCACTTCTTTCGCAGGCGAATGTGACCGAAGTTCGTTCGCAGCTTTAACACCGAGCTT from Blastocatellia bacterium carries:
- a CDS encoding VWA domain-containing protein — its product is MIERLLSAAVSLALVIGGSLAQSGRRPSTPPPAEKGNSRPADDSVVTLETSEVIVPVTVRDRYGRIIRGLSRYDFTIYEDGVRQEITDFSVATLPVYIVMLIDVSGSVATEINDIRLSALALIHALGPNDKVSIIRFNDKVEQVLDWETDKLRLQRALMQLPAVGNTALYKALALAAEKLRPVEGRRAIILFTDGIDTYEGKDQRTFAEAFEAVRRADALVYVISKTKALREYLRGHRSPLIFRPLDPSGPYYRLYLQALDQAEEMLIELAEKTGGRIYFPLEQSDLRDVYGQIAEELGTQYILRYVPKDTTRDGRYRRIRVMVSNPAYIASAREGYYAPRASP
- a CDS encoding inositol monophosphatase family protein, yielding MTQMRELAIQVAREAGALLRDYAGRTIAVSQKSSAIDLVTEVDLLSERLIVERISTHYPKHQILAEESGQTAVASDYRWLIDPLDGTTNYAHGYPFYCVAIALEYKGEIILGVVYDPNRDELFVAERGAGATCNGRPIRVSRTARLTESLLATGFPYDVRRRPTTSLDYFGRFVLTAQAIRRDGSAALDLCYLACGRFDGFWEQGLAPWDMAAGFLIVEEAGGRVTTFDGGPFTIYKPEMLATNGLIHQEMMEVLCR